GGCGCTCGTAAATGACATCGGGTGGTCCGTTTATCGGTTCATCCCCGCCGCACGACTGTCAGTATGAATCTTATGGCAGGGGAGATCAAGTCCATCCGGACACCGTCCCGGGCGGCGAATCTTCGGGTTCAGCGGCACGGAATGGGCTCCTGCTCGAATTTGCGGAGCATCGGGAAGCACGGATCCGCTCCCTACACCACCGCCAGCAGGCGGAGTCGGCACGGGCCCGCCGGCAGGTCCACGGTGACCTCCGCTCCGGGTCGGCGGTCCAGGAGCGCGCGGCCCAACGGCGAGTCGGGACTCACCAGCTGGACGGACTGTCCCCCGGTGTCCACCGACACGCCCATTCCGCCGGGCACAAGGAAGTACAGCCCGGAGGCGAGCCCGCCCTCGGCGGCGATCTCGAGGAGCGACCCGGGCCGCGCTTTGCGCGCCGGCGACAGGTCCAGGTCGTCCAGCGCCCGCAGCAGCGCCTGGCACCGCTCCACCTGCTGCATCTGGGCCGTCACAAGGTAGGTCTGCTCGTTGAACACGGCGCGCTCGCCGCGGGTGCGGGTCCGCTCGTCTCCCACCAGCATCCCCTCGCGGGCGGTTTCGGCCGCCTGCCGCGACGTTTCAGCCATCGCGGCCAGTTCGCAGCGCAGGGTGGTGAGAATCTGTTCCTTGACGGTAATATCCACGGACGAACTCCCGGCCCGTCACCGGGTCGATGCGGCGGCGGTTGATCCGGCGCATCACTTGCGGCGCGAAGCGGCGATCTCGCCCACCGCCCGGACCGCGGCGTGGATGTGCGCCTCGGTGTTGAACGGCCCGATGCCGAAGCGGACGGCGCCGTGGATCTTGTCGGTGCCGATCTGCTCGTGCACCAACGGCGCGCAGTGCAGGCCGGTGCGGCAGG
The Acidobacteriota bacterium DNA segment above includes these coding regions:
- a CDS encoding GreA/GreB family elongation factor, with protein sequence MDITVKEQILTTLRCELAAMAETSRQAAETAREGMLVGDERTRTRGERAVFNEQTYLVTAQMQQVERCQALLRALDDLDLSPARKARPGSLLEIAAEGGLASGLYFLVPGGMGVSVDTGGQSVQLVSPDSPLGRALLDRRPGAEVTVDLPAGPCRLRLLAVV